One part of the Muntiacus reevesi chromosome 20, mMunRee1.1, whole genome shotgun sequence genome encodes these proteins:
- the LOC136151736 gene encoding olfactory receptor 2W1-like: MDQRNYTSLRGFILLGFSDHPKLEMVLSGVVTVFYLITLVGNTAIILASLLDSHLHTPMYFFLRNLSLLDLCFTTSIVPQMLVNLWGHDKTISYVGCVIQLYVYMWFGSIECLLLAVMSYDRFTAICKPLHYLVIMNPHACLKMVITVWSISLANSVVLCTLTLNLPRCGNNLLDHFLCELPAMVKIACIDTTAVEMSVFALGIVIVLTPLILILISYGYIARAVLRMKSKAGQRKAVNTCGSHLTVVSIFYGAIIYLYLQPGNNASKEQGKFLTLFYTIITPSLNPLIYTLRNKDMKDALKKLMRVDHKPTTLKRNWKS, from the coding sequence ATGGACCAAAGAAATTATACTTCTCTACGTGGCTTCATTCTGCTTGGCTTCTCTGACCATCCCAAACTGGAGATGGTCCTGTCAGGAGTTGTCACTGTCTTCTACTTAATTACCTTGGTCGGTAACACTGCCATCATTCTTGCATCTCTCCTGGATTCCCATCTCCACACACCAATGTACTTTTTCCTCCGGAATTTATCTCTCCTAGATCTATGTTTCACAACCAGCATCGTCCCCCAGATGCTGGTTAACTTGTGGGGACATGATAAGACCATCAGCTATGTGGGCTGTGTCATTCAGCTCTATGTTTACATGTGGTTTGGCTCCATTGAGTGCCTTCTCCTCGCTGTTATGTCCTACGATcgttttacagctatttgtaagcccttgcattatttGGTCATCATGAACCCACATGCATGCCTCAAGATGGTTATCACAGTCTGGAGTATTAGTCTGGCCAATTCTGTGGTATTATGTACACTCACCCTGAATTTGcctagatgtggaaacaaccttCTGGATCATTTCTTGTGTGAGTTGCCAGCTATGGTCAAGATAGCTTGCATAGACACCACAGCAGTTGAAATGTCTGTTTTTGCTTTAGGCATTGTCATTGTGCTTACACCACTCATCCTTATTCTCATATCCTATGGCTACATTGCCAGAGCTGTGCTGAGAATGAAGTCAAAAGCAGGCCAGAGAAAAGCAGTTAATACCTGTGGATCTCATCTCACTGTAGTGTCCATCTTCTATGGAGCTATTATCTACCTATACCTGCAACCAGGTAACAATGCCTCCAAAGAGCAGGGTAAGTTCCTCACTCTTTTTTACACCATCATCACTCCAAGTCTCAACCCTCTCATTTACACCTTAAGAAATAAGGACATGAAAGATGCACTGAAGAAGCTGATGAGAGTTGACCACAAACCTACAACACTGAAGAGAAACTGGAAGTCATAG